A genomic segment from Salvelinus alpinus chromosome 8, SLU_Salpinus.1, whole genome shotgun sequence encodes:
- the LOC139583085 gene encoding homeobox protein Nkx-2.4-like — translation MSLSPKHSTPFSVTDILSPIEETYRKFGGMDSTGNLASSLGAYRQTQVSQPGIQQHSMCHNTGVASTYHMPHSVSQFSSAIGGYCNGSIGNMGDLPSYQDTMRNGAAATAWYSANTEPRYPTISRFMGASTGMNMTGMGTLAGMDPTKSMVTLHSAPRRKRRVLFSQAQVYELERRFKQQKYLSAPEREHLASMIHLTPTQVKIWFQNHRYKMKRQAKDKANQQIQQENGSVCPQQQSPRRVAVPVLVKDGKPCQNGSSIPTSGHQQVQQQQNVSGGAMTASGSAVVNHHNQQVNNPLSSEELEEMSPSSPILHSQINMSQTDAGLIEYTNNMVSSNLLYGRTW, via the exons ATGTCCTTGAGCCCAAAGCACTCAACTCCTTTCTCAGTGACAGATATTTTAAGCCCGATCGAGGAGACCTACAGAAAGTTTGGAGGCATGGACAGTACAGGGAACCTCGCGTCTTCGCTGGGCGCATACCGACAAACTCAGGTGTCTCAACCAGGCATCCAGCAGCACTCCATGTGCCATAACACCGGGGTGGCGAGCACCTATCACATGCCACACAGCGTCTCTCAATTTTCCAGTGCCATAGGAGGCTACTGTAATGGGAGCATCGGGAATATGGGAGACCTCCCGTCTTACCAAGACACAATGAGAAACGGCGCAGCAGCAACTGCATGGTATAGCGCAAACACCGAACCCCGCTACCCAACAA TTTCTAGATTCATGGGGGCTTCCACTGGGATGAACATGACCGGGATGGGGACGTTGGCAGGGATGGATCCTACCAAATCCATGGTCACCTTACACTCTGCGCCCAGGAGAAAACGACGGGTGCTGTTCTCTCAGGCCCAGGTGTACGAGCTGGAGAGGCGCTTTAAGCAGCAGAAATACCTGTCGGCACCCGAGAGAGAACACCTGGCAAGCATGATCCACCTGACGCCGACCCAGGTAAAAATTTGGTTTCAGAACCACAGGTACAAAATGAAACGCCAAGCAAAGGACAAAGCGAACCAGCAGATTCAACAGGAGAACGGCAGTGTGTGCCCACAGCAACAGTCACCGAGGCGGGTAGCAGTCCCGGTTCTCGTGAAGGATGGCAAACCCTGCCAGAACGGGTCAAGCATACCGACGTCTGGGCATCAGCAGGTGCAGCAGCAGCAGAACGTGTCCGGTGGTGCGATGACGGCATCGGGCAGTGCGGTGGTCAATCACCATAACCAGCAGGTGAATAATCCGTTATCATCCGAAGAACTGGAGGAAATGTCCCCCAGTTCCCCTATTCTACACAGCCAGATAAACATGTCTCAGACTGACGCGGGTCTCATCGAGTACACCAATAACATGGTCAGTTCAAACCTGCTTTATGGCAGAACTTGGTAA